In a genomic window of Deinococcus aquiradiocola:
- a CDS encoding helix-turn-helix domain-containing protein — protein MTGIDDEVLTLEDLAELLKVSDTTAYALVRSGDLPGRKVGREWRFLKSRVYAWLAQAGQEGDGMANGVVQRDEHGGEYRTENGREYIAMWLPITHAEKAAQLARAERDGVNVSGLVARHLREWVNAD, from the coding sequence ATGACCGGAATTGACGACGAGGTGCTGACGCTGGAGGACCTGGCGGAGCTGCTCAAGGTGAGCGACACCACCGCCTACGCCCTGGTGCGCAGCGGAGACCTGCCCGGCCGCAAGGTCGGACGCGAGTGGCGGTTCCTGAAGAGCCGCGTGTACGCATGGCTGGCCCAGGCGGGCCAGGAGGGAGACGGCATGGCGAACGGCGTGGTTCAGCGTGACGAGCACGGCGGCGAGTACAGGACCGAGAACGGACGCGAGTACATCGCCATGTGGCTGCCCATCACGCACGCAGAGAAGGCCGCGCAGCTCGCCAGAGCGGAGCGGGACGGCGTGAACGTCAGCGGCCTCGTCGCCCGGCACCTGCGCGAGTGGGTGAACGCCGACTGA
- the meaB gene encoding methylmalonyl Co-A mutase-associated GTPase MeaB produces the protein MTASLHPLAAPLLQGSRRALAQAITLAESTRPDHETQAQSLLADLLPHAGRSLRVGLTGVPGVGKSTFIEALGTLLADRGHRVAVLAVDPSSARTGGSIMGDKTRMPRLTVHPRAFIRPSPSGGTLGGVTRRTREAITLCEAAGYDLILVETVGVGQSETQVAAMTDAFVLLTLPNAGDELQGIKRGIMELADLCVVNKADTDPAAANRAQGELNAALHLLTPRGATWTPRAVQVSALTGAGLPELWDALQDHRAATAPHLQDRRQAQLLGWFDDLLREAAWRTFQARHDPRTLQDCRDAVLNGTLTPVQGVQRLLRGEP, from the coding sequence TTGACCGCCTCGCTGCACCCGCTGGCCGCGCCGCTCCTGCAGGGCTCCCGCCGCGCGCTCGCGCAGGCCATCACCCTCGCGGAAAGCACCCGCCCCGACCACGAAACGCAGGCCCAATCTCTCCTCGCGGACCTGCTCCCCCACGCGGGCCGCAGCCTGCGCGTCGGCCTGACCGGCGTGCCCGGCGTCGGCAAGAGCACCTTCATCGAGGCGCTCGGCACGCTCCTCGCCGACCGGGGACACCGCGTCGCCGTGCTCGCCGTGGACCCCAGCAGCGCCCGCACCGGCGGCAGCATCATGGGAGACAAGACCCGCATGCCGCGCCTCACCGTGCACCCCCGCGCCTTCATCCGCCCCAGCCCGTCCGGCGGCACGCTCGGCGGCGTCACGCGCCGCACCCGCGAAGCCATCACCCTCTGCGAGGCCGCCGGGTACGACCTGATCCTCGTCGAGACGGTCGGTGTCGGCCAGTCCGAAACGCAGGTGGCCGCCATGACCGACGCCTTCGTGCTCCTCACCCTCCCCAACGCCGGAGACGAACTGCAGGGCATCAAGCGCGGCATCATGGAACTCGCCGACCTGTGCGTCGTCAACAAGGCCGACACCGACCCCGCCGCCGCCAACCGCGCCCAGGGCGAACTGAACGCCGCCCTGCACCTCCTCACCCCCAGAGGCGCCACCTGGACGCCACGCGCCGTGCAGGTCAGCGCCCTCACCGGCGCGGGCCTCCCCGAACTGTGGGACGCCCTGCAGGACCACCGCGCCGCCACCGCCCCGCACCTCCAAGACCGCAGGCAGGCGCAACTGCTCGGCTGGTTCGATGACCTGCTCCGCGAGGCCGCGTGGCGCACCTTCCAGGCCCGGCACGACCCCCGCACCCTGCAGGACTGCCGGGACGCCGTCCTGAACGGCACCCTCACCCCTGTGCAGGGCGTGCAGCGCCTCCTGCGCGGCGAACCCTGA
- the scpA gene encoding methylmalonyl-CoA mutase, which yields MTRSDASTPPAPHTDPTRPTPGPDLAAWKALARKDLRGQEPETLNRATPEGLTLKALYTAEDLAGLDIHTLPGLPPYTRGPRATMYAHRPWTIRQYAGFSTAQESNAFYRRNLAAGQKGLSVAFDLATHRGYDSDHPRVTGDVGKAGVAIDSVEDMKVLFDGIPLSEMSVSMTMNGAVLPVLAAYIVAGQEQGAALDQLSGTIQNDILKEFMVRNTYIYPPAPSMRIIADIIEFTARHMPRFNSISISGYHLQEAGANGALELAYTLADGLEYVRAALGKGLHVDEFAPRLSFFFAIGMNFYTEVAKLRAARLLWAELMAQFSPQNPLSSALRTHCQTSGWSLTEQDPYNNVVRTAIEAMAAVFGGTQSLHTNSFDEAIGLPTETSARIARNTQLILQEETGIPGVVDPWGGSFMMERLTHDLAAQARDLIREVEGLGGMARAIESGLPKLRIEESAARKQARIDRGEDVIVGVNRYRPTEVTVTEVRDIDNDSVREAQVALLGRIRAGRDPDAVQRTLQALEDAARSGEGNLLALSVEAMRARATVGEVSGALERVYGRHAAEIRTVSGVFAQGMDGDEGFEALQRDITTFAQREGRRPRMLVVKMGQDGHDRGAKVIATSFADLGFDVDMGPLFQTPEEAARQAIENDVHVIGVSSQAAGHKTLIPALVRALQAEGAGDILVIAGGVIPQQDYAFLREQGVAGIFGPGTPILTSARAVLDLLAQRHA from the coding sequence ATGACCCGCAGCGACGCGAGCACCCCCCCGGCCCCGCACACCGACCCGACCCGACCCACCCCCGGCCCGGACCTCGCCGCCTGGAAAGCCCTCGCCCGCAAGGACCTGCGCGGCCAGGAACCCGAAACGCTCAACCGCGCCACGCCCGAAGGCCTCACCCTCAAGGCCCTCTACACCGCCGAGGACCTCGCGGGCCTCGACATCCACACCCTGCCGGGCCTGCCGCCCTACACGCGCGGCCCGCGCGCCACCATGTACGCGCACCGCCCCTGGACCATCCGGCAGTACGCGGGCTTCTCCACCGCGCAGGAAAGCAACGCCTTCTACCGCCGCAACCTCGCCGCCGGACAGAAGGGCCTGTCCGTCGCCTTCGACCTCGCCACGCACCGCGGTTACGACTCCGACCACCCGCGCGTCACCGGCGACGTCGGCAAGGCAGGCGTCGCCATCGACAGCGTCGAGGACATGAAGGTCCTCTTCGACGGCATCCCCCTCAGCGAGATGTCCGTCTCCATGACCATGAACGGCGCCGTGCTGCCCGTCCTCGCCGCGTACATCGTGGCCGGACAGGAACAGGGCGCGGCGCTTGACCAGCTGTCCGGCACCATCCAGAACGACATCCTCAAGGAATTCATGGTCCGCAACACCTACATCTACCCGCCCGCGCCCAGCATGCGGATCATCGCGGACATCATCGAATTCACGGCCCGCCACATGCCCAGATTCAACAGCATCAGCATCTCCGGCTACCACCTGCAGGAAGCGGGCGCGAACGGCGCACTGGAACTCGCGTACACCCTCGCGGACGGCCTGGAGTACGTGCGTGCCGCGCTCGGCAAGGGCCTGCACGTCGACGAGTTCGCGCCGCGCCTGAGTTTCTTCTTCGCGATCGGCATGAACTTCTACACCGAGGTCGCCAAACTCCGCGCCGCTCGCCTCCTGTGGGCCGAACTCATGGCGCAGTTCTCGCCGCAGAACCCCCTCAGCAGCGCCCTGCGCACCCACTGCCAGACGAGCGGCTGGAGCCTCACCGAGCAGGACCCGTACAACAACGTCGTCCGCACGGCCATCGAGGCGATGGCGGCCGTGTTCGGCGGCACGCAGAGCCTCCACACCAACTCCTTCGACGAGGCGATCGGCCTGCCCACCGAGACGTCCGCCCGCATCGCCCGCAACACGCAGCTCATCCTGCAGGAGGAAACCGGCATTCCCGGCGTCGTCGACCCCTGGGGCGGCAGCTTCATGATGGAGCGCCTCACGCACGACCTCGCCGCGCAGGCCCGCGACCTGATCCGCGAGGTCGAAGGCCTGGGCGGCATGGCGCGCGCCATCGAGTCCGGCCTGCCGAAACTGCGGATCGAGGAGAGCGCCGCCCGCAAACAGGCCCGCATCGACCGGGGCGAGGACGTCATCGTGGGCGTGAACCGCTACCGGCCCACCGAGGTGACTGTCACCGAGGTGCGCGACATCGACAACGACAGCGTCCGCGAGGCGCAGGTCGCGCTGCTCGGCCGCATCCGCGCCGGACGCGACCCGGACGCCGTGCAGCGCACCCTGCAGGCCCTGGAGGACGCCGCCCGCAGCGGCGAGGGCAACCTCCTCGCGCTCAGCGTCGAGGCGATGCGGGCGCGCGCCACGGTCGGCGAGGTGTCCGGCGCGCTGGAACGCGTGTACGGACGGCACGCGGCCGAGATCCGCACCGTGAGCGGCGTGTTCGCGCAGGGCATGGACGGCGACGAGGGCTTCGAGGCCCTGCAGCGCGACATCACGACCTTCGCGCAGCGCGAGGGCCGCCGCCCGCGCATGCTGGTCGTCAAGATGGGCCAGGACGGCCACGACCGCGGCGCGAAGGTCATCGCGACGTCCTTCGCGGACCTCGGCTTCGACGTGGACATGGGCCCCCTCTTCCAGACGCCGGAGGAGGCCGCCCGGCAGGCCATCGAGAACGACGTGCACGTCATCGGCGTGTCCAGCCAGGCGGCAGGCCACAAGACCCTCATCCCGGCCCTCGTGCGCGCCCTGCAGGCCGAGGGGGCGGGCGACATCCTCGTCATCGCGGGCGGCGTGATCCCGCAGCAGGACTACGCGTTCCTGCGCGAACAGGGCGTGGCGGGCATCTTCGGTCCCGGCACGCCGATCCTCACGAGCGCGCGCGCCGTGCTGGACCTGCTCGCGCAGCGCCACGCCTGA
- a CDS encoding S8 family peptidase translates to MNGRIASITLGLSLLLAACGQSTTTQTPAQTPAAQAPTAGSEVSAARPAPSDKLITVDPARAIPGQYIVVLEKNAMTGSIGTQSLAGLSLEAQAQRLVSTLGLDAQGVTVQQVYTEALNGFAGRLSAQNLATLKADPRVRYIEQDQIMKADATQSGATWGLDRIDQRSLPLDSSYTYLNTATNVTAYIVDTGINVSNTDFGGRARVGNDQIGDGQNGIDCNGHGTHVAGTVGGSKYGVAKGVKLVAVRVLDCSGSGSNSGVIAGVNWVASNAVKPAVANMSLGGGVSQALDDAVTAAVNKGVTFAVAAGNDNVDACTSSPSRAAAALTVGATTSTDARASFSNYGTCLDIFAPGQNITSDWIGSTTATNTISGTSMATPHVAGAAALVLGANPGYTPSQVATTLTGNATTGKVTGAGTGSVNRLLYTQALSLPASGGTGTTTTYTGSLSATGNAAYAPSSSGFSYAGGTLTGKLTGPSSADFDLYLQKLSGTTWSDVASSTNSGSTESVSSSVASGTYRWQVYSYSGTGSFSLTETK, encoded by the coding sequence ATGAACGGACGCATCGCCAGCATTACCCTCGGACTCAGCCTGCTCCTCGCCGCCTGCGGTCAGTCCACCACGACCCAGACGCCCGCGCAGACCCCCGCCGCCCAGGCCCCCACCGCCGGCAGCGAAGTCAGCGCCGCCCGCCCCGCCCCGAGCGACAAGCTCATCACGGTCGACCCGGCCCGCGCTATCCCCGGACAGTACATCGTGGTGCTCGAAAAGAACGCCATGACCGGCAGCATCGGCACGCAGTCCCTGGCGGGCCTGAGCCTCGAAGCGCAGGCACAGCGTCTCGTCAGCACCCTCGGCCTCGACGCGCAGGGCGTCACCGTGCAGCAGGTGTACACCGAGGCCCTGAACGGCTTCGCGGGCCGCCTCAGCGCCCAGAACCTCGCCACCCTCAAGGCCGACCCGCGCGTCAGGTACATCGAGCAGGACCAGATCATGAAGGCCGACGCCACCCAGAGCGGCGCCACCTGGGGCCTCGACCGCATCGACCAGCGCAGCCTGCCGCTCGACAGCAGCTACACCTACCTGAACACCGCCACCAACGTCACCGCGTACATCGTGGACACCGGCATCAACGTCAGCAACACCGACTTCGGCGGCCGCGCCAGGGTCGGCAACGACCAGATCGGTGACGGCCAGAACGGCATCGACTGCAACGGCCACGGCACGCACGTCGCCGGAACGGTCGGCGGCAGCAAGTACGGCGTCGCCAAGGGCGTCAAGCTCGTCGCGGTGCGCGTCCTCGACTGCAGCGGCAGCGGCAGCAACAGCGGCGTGATCGCGGGCGTCAACTGGGTCGCCAGCAACGCCGTGAAGCCCGCCGTCGCCAACATGAGCCTCGGGGGCGGCGTCAGCCAGGCGCTCGACGACGCCGTGACCGCCGCCGTGAACAAGGGCGTGACCTTCGCCGTCGCGGCCGGCAACGACAACGTGGACGCCTGCACCAGCAGCCCGTCGCGCGCCGCCGCCGCCCTCACGGTGGGCGCCACCACCAGCACCGACGCGCGCGCCAGCTTCAGCAACTACGGCACCTGCCTCGACATCTTCGCGCCCGGCCAGAACATCACCAGCGACTGGATCGGCAGCACCACCGCCACCAACACCATCAGCGGCACCAGCATGGCGACCCCGCACGTCGCGGGCGCAGCCGCCCTCGTGCTCGGCGCGAACCCCGGCTACACGCCCAGCCAGGTCGCCACGACCCTCACCGGCAACGCCACCACCGGCAAGGTCACGGGCGCCGGAACGGGCAGCGTCAACCGCCTCCTGTACACCCAGGCGCTCAGCCTCCCTGCCAGCGGCGGCACCGGCACCACCACCACGTACACCGGCAGCCTGAGCGCCACCGGCAACGCCGCGTACGCCCCCAGCAGCAGCGGCTTCAGCTACGCGGGCGGCACCCTGACCGGCAAACTCACCGGCCCCAGCAGCGCCGACTTCGACCTGTACCTCCAGAAGCTCAGCGGCACCACCTGGAGCGACGTGGCCAGCAGCACCAACAGCGGCAGCACCGAGAGCGTCAGCTCCAGCGTCGCCAGCGGCACGTACCGCTGGCAGGTGTACAGCTACAGCGGCACCGGCTCCTTCAGCCTCACCGAAACCAAGTAA
- a CDS encoding histidine triad nucleotide-binding protein — MPDKTLFERIIDREIPSQIVYEDDDYIAIRDIAPKAPVHLLVIPKHVSARVDEITDAGEMGRLWLTAVRVAREHLSDYRLIVNVGSGGGQEVFHTHVHVLGGWEGAHPVGFGT; from the coding sequence ATGCCCGACAAGACCCTCTTCGAGCGCATCATCGACCGCGAGATCCCCAGCCAGATCGTGTACGAGGACGACGACTATATCGCCATCCGCGACATCGCTCCCAAAGCGCCCGTGCACCTGCTCGTCATTCCCAAGCACGTCAGCGCCCGCGTCGACGAGATCACGGACGCGGGCGAGATGGGCCGCCTGTGGCTCACGGCCGTCCGGGTCGCCCGGGAGCACCTGAGCGACTACCGCCTGATCGTGAACGTCGGCTCGGGCGGCGGGCAGGAGGTGTTCCACACGCACGTGCACGTCCTGGGCGGCTGGGAGGGCGCGCATCCGGTCGGCTTCGGCACCTGA
- a CDS encoding ferritin-like domain-containing protein produces MSHEQTPLNRRAALGTLTKLGLGTAALGLMNTAGTAGAAPAKDIDPAVLNFALNLEYLEAAFYLAAVGRIGELRKIGGDARILLPAGLDESTGMMFKDSTVQAFVKDIAEDELSHVKFLHAALGKSAVARPVLDLNKAFLAAGEAASGGAIKGFNPYLNELFFLHGAFIFEDVGVTAYNGAATLITNPAYLQAAAGILAVEAYHAGAIRTLLYQQRQVTAAAGLYVGQVVGAISALRAKVGGGKDAGLTDNMGAIIAPADKNGVAYGRSTNEVLNIVYLGGKGKGGFYPNGLNGAIK; encoded by the coding sequence ATGAGTCACGAACAGACCCCCCTGAACCGCCGCGCCGCGCTCGGCACCCTCACCAAACTCGGCCTCGGCACCGCCGCCCTGGGCCTCATGAACACGGCCGGGACCGCCGGTGCCGCGCCCGCCAAGGACATCGACCCGGCCGTGCTGAACTTCGCGCTGAACCTGGAGTACCTGGAGGCCGCGTTCTACCTGGCCGCCGTGGGCCGCATCGGTGAGCTGCGCAAGATCGGCGGCGACGCCCGCATCCTGCTGCCCGCCGGTCTGGACGAGAGCACCGGCATGATGTTCAAGGACAGCACCGTGCAGGCCTTCGTGAAGGACATCGCGGAGGACGAGCTGAGCCACGTGAAGTTCCTGCACGCCGCGCTCGGCAAGTCGGCCGTGGCGCGCCCCGTGCTGGACCTGAACAAGGCGTTCCTGGCGGCCGGTGAGGCCGCGTCGGGCGGGGCCATCAAGGGCTTCAACCCGTACCTGAACGAGCTGTTCTTCCTGCACGGCGCGTTCATCTTCGAGGACGTGGGCGTCACGGCGTACAACGGCGCGGCGACCCTCATCACGAACCCCGCGTACCTGCAGGCGGCGGCGGGCATCCTGGCGGTCGAGGCGTACCACGCGGGCGCCATCCGCACCCTGCTGTACCAGCAGCGTCAGGTGACGGCCGCGGCCGGCCTGTACGTCGGTCAGGTCGTCGGTGCGATCAGTGCGCTGCGCGCCAAGGTGGGCGGCGGCAAGGACGCGGGCCTGACGGACAACATGGGCGCCATCATCGCGCCCGCCGACAAGAACGGCGTCGCGTACGGCCGCAGCACGAACGAGGTGCTGAACATCGTGTACCTGGGCGGCAAGGGCAAGGGTGGCTTCTACCCGAACGGCCTGAACGGCGCGATCAAGTAA
- a CDS encoding AAA family ATPase produces MIGAALQAALQRAADLAADLGHEFVTLEHLLLALTDDPQTRAALLAVGTDLARLDRDLRGAVQDFEVVGDAPEFSLAVQQVVQEAMWQLQASGKGSEALGGERVLAELLDVPDSPARYALERQGVTRLDVLAFLSHGRAKVAGHDAPRRTRGTDEGAATATDTPTEAEGEVQDPLAQYAENLTDGARAGRYDPVIGRERELERVTHILARRAKNNPVLVGEPGVGKTAIAEGLAQAIVNGDVPGFLQDAQVYALDMGALLAGTRYRGDFEARLKAVLAALDGQNSVLFIDELHTLVGAGATEGGSMDAANLLKPALARGRLRVLGATTPAEVRHLERDRALWRRFQTVDVPEPSAEDALLILRGLAGRYAEHHGVKYPAPSLEAAVTLSVRHLTGRHLPDKAIDVIDEAGAAYSARRKGSRRSKTVTVQDIEETVSRMARVPLGTVRAEEVQSLATLETDLKARVYGQDAATETIASAVKLARAGLRDPRRPQAAFLLAGPTGVGKTELSRALAERLGLELLRFDMSEYQEAHTASRLIGAPPGYVGFDQGGLLTDGISRHPHAVLLLDEIEKAHPDVYNVFLQLMDHGTLTDHTGKKVDGRGLIILFTTNAGAADASRPAVGFSPVARDGQMMEAVTRTFTPEFRNRLDGILTFRPLAGNVMGQVVDKFVAALAAQVAERGVTLTVTPAARARLAQLGYDPAMGARPLARVIEREVSRPLADLMLFGRLSGGGTVTVDATGHTFTFGE; encoded by the coding sequence GTGATCGGCGCGGCCCTGCAGGCCGCCCTGCAGCGCGCGGCGGACCTCGCCGCCGACCTCGGGCACGAGTTCGTGACGCTCGAACACCTGCTCCTTGCCCTCACGGACGACCCGCAGACGCGCGCGGCCCTGCTCGCCGTCGGCACGGACCTCGCCCGCCTGGACCGCGACCTGCGCGGCGCCGTGCAGGACTTCGAGGTGGTCGGGGACGCGCCGGAATTCTCGCTCGCGGTGCAGCAGGTCGTGCAGGAAGCCATGTGGCAGCTTCAGGCGTCCGGGAAGGGCAGCGAGGCGCTCGGCGGTGAACGCGTCCTCGCGGAACTGCTGGACGTGCCGGACAGCCCCGCCCGCTACGCCCTCGAACGGCAGGGCGTCACGCGGCTCGACGTGCTCGCGTTCCTGTCGCACGGCCGCGCGAAAGTCGCCGGTCACGACGCGCCCCGCCGCACGCGCGGCACCGACGAAGGCGCCGCCACGGCAACAGATACGCCGACCGAGGCGGAAGGCGAGGTGCAGGACCCGCTCGCGCAGTACGCCGAGAACCTCACGGACGGCGCCCGCGCGGGCCGCTACGACCCCGTCATCGGCCGGGAACGCGAGCTGGAACGCGTGACGCACATCCTCGCGCGCCGCGCGAAGAACAACCCCGTCCTGGTGGGCGAACCCGGCGTCGGCAAGACCGCCATCGCCGAGGGCCTCGCGCAGGCCATCGTGAACGGCGACGTGCCCGGCTTCCTGCAGGACGCGCAGGTGTACGCCCTCGACATGGGCGCCCTCCTCGCCGGAACCCGCTACCGGGGCGACTTCGAGGCGCGCCTCAAGGCGGTCCTCGCGGCCCTCGACGGTCAGAACAGCGTCCTGTTCATCGACGAACTGCACACCCTCGTCGGGGCGGGCGCCACCGAGGGCGGCAGCATGGACGCCGCGAACCTCCTCAAGCCCGCCCTCGCCCGCGGACGCCTGCGCGTGCTGGGCGCCACCACGCCCGCCGAAGTCCGGCACCTGGAACGCGACCGCGCCCTGTGGCGCCGATTCCAGACGGTCGACGTGCCGGAACCCAGCGCCGAGGACGCCCTCCTGATCCTCCGGGGGCTCGCCGGACGGTACGCCGAGCACCACGGCGTGAAGTACCCCGCGCCGAGCCTGGAGGCCGCCGTCACGCTCAGCGTCCGACACCTGACCGGCCGCCACCTGCCGGACAAGGCCATCGACGTGATCGACGAGGCCGGAGCCGCGTACAGCGCCCGCCGCAAGGGCAGCAGGCGCAGCAAGACCGTCACCGTGCAGGACATCGAGGAGACCGTGTCCCGCATGGCGCGCGTCCCGCTCGGCACCGTCCGCGCCGAGGAGGTGCAGAGCCTCGCCACGCTCGAAACCGACCTCAAGGCCCGCGTGTACGGCCAGGACGCCGCCACCGAAACCATCGCGAGCGCCGTGAAGCTCGCCCGCGCCGGACTGCGCGACCCGCGCCGCCCGCAGGCCGCGTTCCTGCTCGCCGGACCGACCGGCGTCGGCAAGACCGAACTGAGCCGCGCGCTCGCCGAACGCCTCGGGCTGGAACTGCTGCGCTTCGACATGTCCGAGTACCAGGAGGCGCACACCGCGTCCCGCCTGATCGGCGCGCCTCCCGGCTACGTCGGCTTCGACCAGGGCGGCCTCCTCACCGACGGCATCTCCCGCCACCCGCACGCCGTGCTGCTCCTCGACGAGATCGAGAAGGCCCACCCGGACGTGTACAACGTCTTCCTGCAGCTCATGGACCACGGCACCCTCACCGATCACACCGGCAAGAAGGTCGACGGGCGCGGCCTGATCATCCTCTTCACCACCAACGCGGGCGCCGCCGACGCGTCCCGCCCCGCCGTAGGCTTCTCGCCCGTCGCGCGGGACGGGCAGATGATGGAGGCCGTGACGCGCACCTTCACGCCCGAATTCCGCAATCGCCTGGACGGCATCCTCACCTTCCGGCCCCTCGCCGGGAACGTGATGGGGCAGGTGGTGGACAAGTTCGTCGCGGCCCTCGCCGCGCAGGTCGCGGAACGCGGCGTGACCCTGACCGTCACCCCCGCCGCCCGCGCCCGCCTCGCACAGCTCGGGTACGACCCCGCGATGGGCGCGCGCCCGCTCGCCCGCGTCATCGAACGCGAGGTCAGCCGACCCCTCGCGGACCTCATGCTGTTCGGCCGCCTGAGCGGCGGCGGGACCGTCACGGTGGACGCGACCGGCCACACCTTCACCTTCGGCGAGTAG
- a CDS encoding GNAT family N-acetyltransferase, whose amino-acid sequence MTLPLVLRPRRPEDLPELWRWTHGIPDPEWKRWDAPYFHGPHSPLGLAEYTARALARPVPEHLHVIEIGGMVRGVVTRAWEDPQEGGWMDLGIVIHDPAFWNGGYGTRALHGWVDLTFRDTPAHVLTLTTWSGNARMLGAARRLGFRECARVREARSWQGERYDSVRFDLLRREWPTHTGKDGMAG is encoded by the coding sequence GTGACCCTCCCCCTCGTCCTGCGACCCCGCCGTCCCGAAGACCTGCCCGAACTGTGGCGCTGGACGCACGGCATCCCCGACCCGGAATGGAAACGCTGGGACGCCCCGTACTTCCACGGCCCGCACTCGCCGCTCGGTCTCGCCGAGTACACCGCGCGCGCCCTGGCCCGGCCCGTGCCGGAGCACCTGCACGTCATCGAGATCGGCGGGATGGTGCGCGGCGTCGTCACGCGCGCCTGGGAGGACCCGCAGGAGGGCGGCTGGATGGACCTCGGCATCGTCATCCACGACCCCGCCTTCTGGAACGGCGGGTACGGCACGCGCGCCCTGCACGGCTGGGTGGACCTCACGTTCCGCGACACGCCCGCGCACGTCCTGACGCTCACCACCTGGAGCGGCAACGCGCGCATGCTGGGCGCGGCCCGCCGCCTGGGGTTCCGCGAATGCGCCCGCGTGCGCGAGGCCCGGTCCTGGCAGGGTGAACGGTACGACTCGGTGCGCTTCGACCTGCTGCGCCGCGAATGGCCCACCCACACCGGCAAGGATGGCATGGCAGGCTGA
- a CDS encoding YbhB/YbcL family Raf kinase inhibitor-like protein, whose amino-acid sequence MNNALKIAAVAGSLLLGSCAPALQAATTAAAPGRLSVAQPAPDVTAGTLKLSSPQFADGAVLPMEQVGSGNGCTGMNVSPALNWSGAPAGTVSYVLTTYDPDAPTGSGFWHWVTFNIPATAAGLAKGAGSAGGTLPAGAVMLNNDGGTSGYTGACPPVGSAPHRYVFTLYALNRTLDLPAGVSPAYVGFNLNGSTLAKASITATYNR is encoded by the coding sequence ATGAACAATGCCCTGAAGATCGCCGCTGTCGCCGGGAGTCTGCTGCTCGGCAGCTGCGCTCCTGCCCTGCAGGCTGCCACGACGGCTGCCGCTCCCGGTCGCCTGAGCGTCGCGCAGCCCGCGCCGGACGTGACGGCGGGCACCCTGAAGCTCAGCAGTCCGCAGTTCGCGGACGGCGCCGTGCTGCCGATGGAGCAGGTCGGGTCCGGCAACGGCTGCACCGGCATGAACGTCTCCCCCGCCCTGAACTGGAGCGGCGCGCCCGCAGGCACCGTGAGTTACGTGCTGACCACCTACGACCCGGACGCACCGACCGGCAGCGGGTTCTGGCACTGGGTGACGTTCAACATCCCGGCCACGGCGGCGGGCCTCGCGAAGGGTGCGGGTTCGGCGGGCGGGACCCTTCCGGCGGGCGCGGTCATGCTGAACAACGACGGCGGCACGTCCGGCTACACGGGCGCGTGCCCGCCGGTCGGGAGTGCCCCGCACCGCTACGTCTTCACGCTGTACGCGCTGAACCGGACGCTGGACCTGCCTGCGGGCGTCAGCCCGGCGTACGTGGGCTTCAACCTGAACGGGTCGACGCTCGCGAAGGCCAGCATCACCGCCACGTACAACCGCTGA
- a CDS encoding cyclic-di-AMP receptor has translation MKLVMAVIQDADAASLMRALSDNAFDVTKLASTGGFLREGNTTLMLGVQDDRMEDLKALVRKTCRARTRLVTPSVPMGEQGEGLVADPLEVPVGGAVMFVLGVNEFIKV, from the coding sequence ATGAAGCTCGTGATGGCTGTCATTCAGGATGCCGACGCGGCGTCGCTCATGCGGGCACTGTCCGACAATGCCTTCGACGTCACCAAACTCGCCTCGACCGGCGGATTCCTCCGCGAGGGCAACACCACCCTGATGCTGGGCGTCCAGGACGACCGGATGGAGGACCTCAAAGCACTCGTCCGCAAGACCTGCCGCGCACGCACGCGCCTCGTCACGCCCAGCGTCCCGATGGGCGAGCAGGGCGAAGGCCTCGTCGCGGACCCGCTGGAGGTGCCGGTGGGCGGCGCGGTGATGTTCGTGCTGGGCGTCAACGAATTCATCAAGGTCTGA